In Brachypodium distachyon strain Bd21 chromosome 2, Brachypodium_distachyon_v3.0, whole genome shotgun sequence, one genomic interval encodes:
- the LOC100823877 gene encoding delta(7)-sterol-C5(6)-desaturase produces MAAAAHGGGGGAEYSVLFREETGWYNEIFLSAVVPGDWWRALPHPLQSWLRNGVGAYLIYFLTGFLWCFVIYYWKRHAYIPKDSIPTLEAMKKQIIVASKAMPFYSALPTISEYMIESGWTRCFFHISEVGWPMYLVYVALYLTFVEFGIYWMHRELHDIKPLYKHLHATHHIYNKENTLSPFAGLAFHPLDGILQAIPHVFALFLVPTHFRTHIALLFLEAVWTTNIHDCIHGKIWPVMGAGYHTIHHTTYRHNYGHYTVWMDWLFGTLREPEDIFKKD; encoded by the exons atggcggcggcggcgcacggcggaggcggaggggcgGAGTACTCGGTGCTGTTCCGGGAGGAGACGGGGTGGTACAACGAGATCTTCCTCAGCGCGGTGGTGCCGGGCGACTGGTGGCGCGCGCTGCCGCACCCGCTGCAGTCGTGGCTGCGCAACGGCGTCGGCGCATACCTCATCTACTTCCTCACCGGCTTCCTCTGGTGCTTCGTCATCTACTACTGGAAGCGCCACGCCTACATCCCCAAAG ATTCTATCCCCACATTAGAAGCTATGAAGAAGCAAATAATTGTTGCATCAAAGGCTATGCCTTTCTACTCTGCTCTTCCAACCATATCTGAGTACATGATTGAGAGTGGATGGACGCGGTGTTTCTTTCATATCAGTGAAGTTGGTTGGCCAATGTATCTTGTCTACGTGGCTTTATATCTCACCTTTGTGGAGTTTGGAATTTACTGGATGCACAGAGAGTTGCATGACATAAAGCCATTATACAAGCACCTACATGCAACCCACCACATTTACAACAAGGAGAATACCCTATCACCATTTGCGG GACTAGCATTCCATCCACTGGATGGGATTTTGCAAGCCATACCACACGTGTTTGCTCTCTTCCTTGTCCCAACACATTTCAGGACACACATCGCTCTCTTATTCCTGGAGGCTGTGTGGACGACTAACATCCATGACTGTATCCACGGCAAGATCTGGCCGGTGATGGGTGCTGGTTACCACACCATCCACCACACGACGTACCGCCACAACTATGGCCACTACACTGTGTGGATGGACTGGCTGTTTGGCACCCTTCGCGAGCCAGAGGATATCTTCAAGAAGGATTGA